A portion of the Candidatus Schekmanbacteria bacterium genome contains these proteins:
- a CDS encoding HD domain-containing protein gives MTIEELKDGTSVESSFAVKWKQVFHKKNGEPYLRVVLCDKTGEMPAIAWEYKPSYDHIKVDGVCRIKGTVGKYNDKLQITLSNVEIVKDEDIDPSLFIKVGSVGSDLLSAEIDTIIESVTNEHLKLLAFSFFSEPNFREKFLKHPAARSIHHSYSGGLAEHTLAVCRTCSYLSGQYPLDRDILLTSALLHDVGKLRELKSALAVNYTDEGRLLGHITIGIGMLEDKLKQFSDFPYEIAVQLKHIILSHHGELEFGSPVRPMTIEALALHYADNLDAKLWSFKDWIDSKPDSNDPRWTQYWPAMDRFVFRNNSGSDNS, from the coding sequence ATGACAATCGAAGAGCTTAAAGATGGGACTTCTGTTGAGAGTTCCTTTGCAGTGAAATGGAAACAGGTTTTTCATAAAAAAAATGGAGAACCATATCTCAGAGTTGTGCTCTGCGACAAAACAGGAGAGATGCCCGCAATAGCCTGGGAATACAAGCCTTCCTATGACCATATAAAGGTTGACGGTGTTTGCAGGATAAAGGGAACAGTAGGAAAATATAATGATAAACTTCAGATTACACTTAGCAATGTTGAGATTGTAAAAGACGAGGACATAGATCCAAGCCTTTTCATCAAGGTTGGTTCCGTGGGAAGTGATCTGTTGTCTGCTGAGATTGACACTATTATCGAATCTGTCACTAATGAGCATCTAAAACTTCTTGCTTTCTCATTCTTTTCTGAGCCAAATTTCAGAGAAAAATTTCTGAAGCATCCGGCAGCAAGGTCCATTCATCATTCATACAGCGGCGGTCTCGCTGAACACACGCTTGCCGTCTGCAGGACATGCAGTTATCTCAGCGGACAATACCCGCTTGACAGGGACATTCTTTTAACGAGTGCACTGCTCCATGATGTAGGTAAACTAAGAGAACTCAAGAGTGCTCTTGCAGTTAATTACACTGATGAGGGAAGGCTTCTTGGCCATATTACCATTGGGATAGGCATGCTCGAAGATAAACTGAAGCAGTTTTCTGATTTTCCTTATGAGATTGCTGTTCAGTTAAAACACATAATCCTTAGCCACCACGGGGAGCTTGAATTCGGCTCACCTGTGAGACCTATGACGATTGAGGCGCTTGCACTTCATTATGCCGACAACCTCGATGCCAAACTGTGGTCATTCAAAGACTGGATTGATTCAAAGCCTGATTCCAATGATCCGCGCTGGACACAGTATTGGCCGGCAATGGACAGGTTTGTGTTCAGGAATAATTCAGGCAGCGATAATAGTTGA
- a CDS encoding DUF4321 domain-containing protein, whose product MQGSNLILFLVLIILGMLVGNIVSDLFLLIPSDVVSKIFSTGFNVTLGTTKLNLKFFEFEVGFKFLVNIGTAGGFFLGIFLYKWIGK is encoded by the coding sequence ATGCAAGGATCAAATCTTATATTGTTTCTGGTTCTGATTATTCTTGGTATGCTTGTGGGGAATATAGTTTCTGATCTTTTTCTTCTCATTCCAAGTGATGTTGTGTCTAAGATATTTTCAACCGGGTTTAACGTTACATTAGGGACAACAAAGCTTAATCTTAAGTTTTTCGAGTTTGAGGTGGGATTCAAATTTCTAGTAAATATCGGAACTGCTGGAGGTTTTTTCCTGGGGATTTTTCTGTACAAATGGATAGGGAAATAG
- a CDS encoding glycosyltransferase family 9 protein, with product MSAQTNIKKVLIIFPGSLGDFIAFLLPLKAIRDKFQSSHIELICNSDFSEIAKKGSRPDRVSSISQAGISGLFINLPQCNQKFKDYLSGFDLIISYLDDEEGTFSGNLRNLSSGTVISTKGNIRKLMKNNLYSHYFSPLRPLGIKPSLSNDHLIFAENEILKGKSFLNDLGYCDTDKIFLIHPGSGSSVKNWKIENYLQLADKIRKSCGFKPLFIIGPAEEYLIEPIGYKHPVIENVNLLTLSSVMATVSANEGAFIGNDSGISHLAAAVGLKCYMIFGPTDPELWAPPFNNVTIIRNNTSRCNGCLPGNIVDCRARECLDSIQPEYVLKIIKTSAIILKEQGNEYLT from the coding sequence ATGAGTGCGCAAACTAATATAAAAAAAGTCCTTATAATATTCCCCGGCTCATTAGGCGACTTCATCGCATTTCTTTTGCCTCTAAAAGCCATCAGGGATAAATTCCAGTCATCACACATTGAGCTTATATGCAATTCAGATTTTTCTGAAATAGCAAAAAAAGGCTCCAGACCTGACCGTGTTTCATCAATCTCGCAAGCGGGAATATCAGGACTTTTTATAAATCTCCCGCAATGTAATCAAAAATTCAAAGATTACCTTAGTGGGTTTGATCTTATAATTTCATATCTCGATGATGAAGAAGGAACCTTTTCAGGCAATCTCAGAAATCTCTCCTCCGGAACTGTAATATCAACAAAGGGCAATATCAGAAAATTAATGAAAAACAATTTATACTCTCACTATTTCTCTCCGCTTCGACCATTAGGAATCAAGCCGTCTTTATCAAATGACCATCTTATATTCGCTGAAAATGAAATTCTAAAGGGAAAATCTTTTCTAAATGATTTAGGCTATTGTGATACGGATAAAATATTTCTTATCCATCCCGGCAGCGGTTCTTCAGTAAAAAACTGGAAGATAGAAAACTATTTACAGCTTGCTGACAAGATAAGAAAGTCCTGTGGATTTAAACCACTCTTCATAATTGGTCCTGCAGAGGAATATTTGATAGAACCGATTGGCTATAAGCACCCGGTTATAGAGAATGTTAATCTTCTCACTCTTTCTTCTGTAATGGCAACGGTTTCAGCTAATGAAGGAGCTTTCATTGGGAATGATTCAGGGATCAGCCACCTTGCGGCAGCAGTTGGATTAAAATGCTACATGATATTTGGACCTACTGATCCGGAGCTATGGGCACCGCCATTTAACAACGTGACAATAATAAGGAACAACACTTCAAGGTGTAATGGCTGTCTTCCAGGAAATATTGTTGACTGTAGAGCTAGAGAATGTTTAGACAGTATTCAACCTGAATATGTTTTAAAAATTATAAAAACATCAGCAATAATATTGAAGGAGCAAGGAAATGAATATCTTACCTAA
- a CDS encoding coproporphyrinogen III oxidase: protein MNILPKFDDYMTRTKKKALKNFTSMELNPLVQTQTWNVADGFMEVNTIRGKIFEKMGISDSRFETIIPRYNEKTTVRVFEICSHTFNPEVPVGTLSLRFLKRKTGRLMGHTDLSPFLESKKERELFVNAMKSLCRKYRKDYEELNSNLKNLFHSVYRNKQRGGGLGIAFDLNEKDFPLLCETGETFIKIYSKIIDRTKGLKINKKDREAVLAARAQWVEFNLVEDKGFIAGIKIGIPPEAMMVQTLPPLVKF, encoded by the coding sequence ATGAATATCTTACCTAAATTTGATGACTACATGACAAGGACAAAGAAGAAAGCACTTAAGAACTTTACTTCCATGGAGCTGAACCCTCTTGTTCAAACTCAGACATGGAATGTCGCAGATGGGTTCATGGAAGTGAACACTATACGGGGTAAGATTTTCGAGAAAATGGGAATAAGCGACTCACGCTTTGAAACTATTATCCCGCGTTACAATGAAAAAACAACTGTTAGGGTATTTGAAATATGTTCGCATACTTTTAACCCTGAAGTCCCGGTAGGGACATTGAGTCTGAGATTCCTTAAAAGAAAAACCGGAAGACTTATGGGACATACAGACCTTTCGCCATTTCTTGAATCAAAAAAAGAAAGGGAACTTTTCGTTAATGCAATGAAGTCTCTTTGCAGGAAATACAGAAAGGACTATGAAGAGCTTAACAGCAATCTCAAAAATCTTTTTCATTCTGTTTACCGGAACAAGCAGCGGGGAGGCGGGCTTGGGATTGCTTTCGACCTTAATGAAAAAGATTTTCCCCTGTTATGTGAAACAGGCGAAACTTTCATAAAGATATATTCAAAGATCATTGACAGAACAAAGGGATTAAAAATCAACAAGAAAGACCGTGAAGCAGTGCTTGCTGCCCGCGCTCAGTGGGTGGAGTTTAACCTCGTAGAGGATAAAGGTTTTATTGCAGGAATCAAGATCGGAATTCCACCGGAGGCAATGATGGTCCAAACTCTTCCACCTCTTGTGAAGTTTTAA
- a CDS encoding Glu/Leu/Phe/Val dehydrogenase: MNIFEEARKRLSKALQYIEVSDDVIEKLTYPKSTLDVSIPVRMDDGSLKVFNGFRVIYDDTRGPGKGGVRYHPRASLDEVRALAFWMTFKCAALGLPFGGAKGAIIVDPKTLSKFELERLSRGYIDAIADSIGPDKDILAPDMYTNAMIMGWMADQYNIIRRIQSPCVITGKPLELGGSAGREEATGRGAYYVINEMMKREGKRPEDTTVAVQGFGNAGYYVAKLLYDEGYKIVAISDSKGGIFSGDGLVPDDVKKFKEETRKLEFVYCEGSVCHIVRHEKISNEELLSLDVDILIPAAMENQIVGANVSKVRARTIVEVANGPVTAEADDILSTMGIHVIPDILANSGGATVSYFEWVQNRAGFYWTEKRVNTTLEDMITKEYRKISEISGLKKIDLRTATYIHALSRIAGAIEAKGTKSFFRH; the protein is encoded by the coding sequence ATGAATATCTTCGAAGAAGCTCGTAAGAGATTGTCCAAGGCTTTACAGTACATAGAAGTCAGCGATGATGTTATAGAGAAACTTACATATCCCAAATCAACTCTTGATGTTTCCATCCCTGTGCGGATGGATGACGGGTCATTAAAGGTCTTTAATGGATTCAGGGTGATTTATGATGACACAAGAGGTCCCGGAAAAGGAGGAGTAAGATATCATCCAAGGGCCAGCCTCGATGAGGTAAGAGCCCTTGCATTCTGGATGACCTTTAAATGTGCTGCCCTTGGACTTCCTTTTGGAGGTGCAAAGGGAGCGATAATCGTTGACCCTAAAACACTTTCCAAATTTGAGCTTGAAAGACTGAGCAGAGGATATATTGACGCGATTGCAGATTCCATAGGTCCTGACAAAGATATACTTGCTCCTGACATGTACACTAATGCCATGATAATGGGGTGGATGGCTGACCAGTATAATATAATAAGACGTATTCAGTCACCCTGTGTAATTACAGGAAAACCTCTCGAACTTGGCGGCAGTGCAGGAAGGGAAGAAGCGACGGGGAGGGGAGCTTATTATGTAATTAATGAGATGATGAAGAGGGAGGGGAAAAGACCGGAGGATACTACCGTTGCAGTGCAGGGGTTTGGAAATGCGGGCTACTATGTAGCGAAGCTCCTTTATGATGAAGGATATAAAATTGTAGCCATTAGCGATTCAAAGGGAGGAATATTCTCAGGTGACGGTCTCGTGCCTGATGATGTAAAGAAATTCAAGGAAGAAACACGGAAGCTTGAGTTTGTATATTGCGAAGGCTCTGTATGTCACATAGTAAGACATGAAAAGATAAGCAATGAAGAGCTTTTATCCCTAGACGTTGACATACTGATACCTGCTGCCATGGAAAACCAGATTGTTGGCGCCAATGTTTCCAAGGTAAGGGCGAGGACCATAGTTGAAGTTGCAAACGGACCGGTGACAGCTGAGGCAGATGATATCCTATCCACTATGGGAATCCATGTCATTCCCGATATTCTGGCAAACTCCGGCGGAGCTACTGTAAGCTACTTTGAATGGGTTCAGAACAGGGCGGGTTTTTACTGGACTGAAAAGCGTGTCAATACAACCCTTGAGGATATGATCACAAAAGAATATAGAAAAATCTCGGAAATTTCAGGGTTAAAGAAGATAGACCTCAGGACAGCAACATATATCCACGCACTTTCCAGGATTGCAGGAGCAATTGAGGCAAAGGGGACAAAGAGTTTTTTCAGGCATTAA
- a CDS encoding glycosyltransferase family 2 protein — MEKISISVSFPCYNEESNVEKLVRDASQFLPSISSDYEIIVVDDGSADRTAEIAEKLAKEIPNVRVIRHGTNKGYGAALRTGFENSRKQYLFFTDGDNQFDITELTKLVPYTKDFDIVAGYRIKRRDNFMRRLNAWSFKTLVRILFGLKIRDLNCAFKIFRKEVIDNVKMESNGAFINAEIHIGAKKKGYTMKEVGVNHYPRQWGTQTGANPRVIFKAFHELYKLRKRLS, encoded by the coding sequence ATGGAAAAAATATCAATTTCAGTTTCTTTCCCCTGTTACAATGAAGAAAGCAATGTTGAAAAACTGGTTCGCGATGCAAGTCAGTTTCTTCCTTCAATATCGTCCGACTATGAGATAATTGTTGTTGACGACGGCTCAGCAGACAGAACTGCCGAGATAGCTGAAAAACTTGCAAAAGAAATTCCTAATGTAAGAGTTATACGGCACGGAACCAATAAGGGCTATGGTGCGGCTTTAAGGACGGGCTTTGAAAATAGCCGGAAGCAATATCTTTTTTTTACCGATGGTGACAACCAGTTTGACATAACAGAGCTAACTAAGCTGGTCCCTTATACTAAGGATTTTGACATAGTTGCAGGGTACAGGATCAAAAGGCGGGACAATTTCATGCGGCGACTCAATGCGTGGAGCTTTAAGACTCTGGTGAGGATACTTTTTGGATTGAAAATAAGGGATTTAAACTGTGCTTTCAAAATATTCAGAAAAGAAGTCATAGATAACGTGAAAATGGAGTCGAACGGAGCCTTTATAAATGCAGAGATCCATATCGGCGCGAAGAAGAAGGGTTATACCATGAAAGAGGTCGGAGTTAACCATTATCCAAGGCAATGGGGAACTCAGACAGGTGCAAACCCGAGGGTGATTTTTAAAGCTTTCCATGAATTGTATAAGCTGAGGAAAAGGCTTAGTTGA
- a CDS encoding DUF362 domain-containing protein, with product MTSTVSLISCDEYNEEKVFNAVKTAVDLVGGIKSFVSPCSRVLIKPNLLSGKLPENAVTTHPTVLSAVVKLVREAGGVPVVGDSPAVEGNNNFEKFKKVCEATGILDVVNKLNVELVHFNASRVEIENPAGKVFKKFTVTGELQKCDSIINLCKLKTHGLALITGAVKNMFGTVPGLLKGQYHMRVPHRPEFSQMVVDLYQAVRPALSIMDAVVGMDGNGPGSGNPRQIGAIIASTDAVALDSVACQICDKDPYLLLTCKYGEEQGVGIADPKKINIVGEQVEKFKVKDFEVLVEDVSRKPVMHFIINTFREKTTAKPVVDYKKCTKCGTCYESCVPKAISMPDGYPDINYDICIKCYCCHEVCPDGAISLKKGFLYRLLVK from the coding sequence ATGACTTCCACGGTATCGTTAATAAGCTGTGATGAATATAATGAAGAAAAAGTATTTAATGCGGTTAAAACGGCTGTAGATCTTGTCGGTGGAATTAAATCTTTTGTATCACCATGTTCAAGGGTATTGATAAAACCAAACCTCCTTTCTGGCAAGCTTCCGGAGAATGCGGTAACCACTCATCCAACAGTGCTTTCTGCTGTTGTTAAGCTTGTCCGTGAAGCAGGCGGAGTTCCAGTTGTTGGAGACAGCCCCGCAGTAGAGGGTAATAATAATTTTGAAAAGTTCAAAAAGGTATGTGAGGCGACGGGGATTTTAGACGTAGTGAATAAGCTGAATGTAGAACTTGTACATTTCAATGCATCGAGGGTTGAAATAGAGAACCCGGCAGGAAAGGTGTTTAAAAAGTTTACTGTTACCGGCGAGCTTCAAAAATGTGATTCAATAATCAACCTGTGCAAACTTAAAACTCACGGGCTTGCTCTGATAACTGGTGCTGTGAAAAATATGTTTGGCACTGTGCCGGGATTATTAAAAGGGCAGTATCATATGCGTGTTCCTCATCGTCCCGAGTTTTCCCAGATGGTTGTAGATTTATACCAGGCTGTAAGACCGGCATTGAGCATTATGGATGCTGTTGTGGGGATGGATGGGAATGGACCCGGAAGCGGCAATCCTCGTCAGATAGGTGCAATAATTGCAAGCACCGACGCCGTAGCTCTTGATTCAGTTGCATGTCAGATATGTGATAAAGACCCTTATCTACTGCTCACATGCAAGTACGGCGAGGAGCAAGGGGTGGGGATTGCAGATCCGAAGAAAATAAATATAGTTGGCGAACAAGTCGAAAAATTCAAAGTTAAAGATTTTGAGGTTCTGGTGGAGGATGTTTCCCGTAAACCTGTGATGCATTTTATAATTAATACTTTCAGGGAAAAAACTACTGCAAAACCTGTTGTTGATTATAAGAAATGTACTAAATGCGGTACCTGTTATGAGTCCTGCGTTCCAAAAGCTATCAGCATGCCTGATGGGTATCCTGATATTAATTACGATATATGTATAAAATGCTACTGCTGTCACGAAGTTTGTCCTGACGGTGCTATTTCTTTAAAAAAAGGATTTCTCTACCGTTTACTTGTAAAGTAG
- a CDS encoding DegT/DnrJ/EryC1/StrS family aminotransferase, producing MRKITVGSAIISDRAKALVNQALDSNRISSGKFVSEFEKLFAKYHGVRNAISVSTGSDADTLALVACGGYPTKRESEIIIPALTFVSCANSVLHAGFIPRFVDIDPLTYQIDPSEIEKALSSDSSKVKGIMPVHLFGRPANMDPIKEIAKKYNLFIVEDAAEAHGAEYKGAKVGTIGDAGAFSFYVAHIITTGEGGAVITNNNEYAGILRSLRAHGRACKCEKCVLNIDSSYCPLRFEYGEGIDTRFFFERIGYSSKMNELEAALGIADIEKLDEIINKRRSNLFYLNKELSKYKDFFQFFEEMPNERISPLVYPLVIRPEASFTRKDITDFLERKGIETRPMFGSIPTQQPAYKFIGHREGDFKNSEFIGKNGFYIGTHQGLNQEDLDYILTVFEDFIKKH from the coding sequence ATGAGAAAAATAACAGTTGGTAGTGCAATAATCTCTGACAGAGCTAAAGCATTGGTTAATCAGGCCTTAGACTCAAATAGAATATCTAGCGGCAAATTTGTTTCTGAGTTTGAAAAGTTATTTGCAAAGTATCATGGAGTAAGAAATGCGATATCTGTCAGTACAGGCTCTGATGCAGATACATTGGCGTTGGTTGCATGCGGCGGTTATCCCACGAAAAGAGAAAGTGAGATAATAATACCGGCATTGACATTTGTTTCTTGTGCCAATTCTGTCTTGCATGCAGGATTTATTCCAAGATTCGTAGATATAGATCCTCTAACTTATCAGATCGATCCTTCTGAAATTGAAAAAGCCTTATCTTCCGATTCGAGCAAGGTGAAGGGGATAATGCCTGTCCACCTTTTTGGACGTCCGGCTAATATGGATCCAATAAAGGAAATAGCAAAGAAATATAATCTTTTTATTGTAGAAGATGCTGCTGAAGCTCATGGAGCAGAATATAAAGGAGCTAAAGTAGGAACAATAGGGGATGCAGGAGCCTTTAGTTTTTATGTTGCCCATATAATTACTACAGGTGAAGGAGGGGCAGTAATAACTAACAATAATGAATATGCAGGAATCCTTAGGTCTCTCAGAGCTCATGGAAGGGCGTGTAAATGTGAAAAATGCGTTCTGAATATTGATTCATCTTATTGTCCATTAAGATTTGAATATGGAGAGGGAATAGATACGAGATTTTTCTTTGAACGGATAGGTTATTCAAGTAAAATGAATGAGCTTGAAGCTGCGTTAGGAATAGCTGATATTGAGAAACTAGACGAAATAATAAACAAGCGAAGGAGTAATTTGTTCTATTTGAATAAAGAACTTTCAAAATATAAAGACTTTTTCCAATTCTTTGAAGAAATGCCAAACGAAAGAATTAGTCCTCTTGTCTATCCATTAGTAATTCGTCCAGAAGCATCCTTCACCAGAAAAGACATAACTGATTTTCTTGAAAGAAAAGGGATTGAGACCAGGCCAATGTTTGGCTCTATCCCAACGCAACAGCCCGCTTACAAGTTTATTGGACACCGAGAGGGAGACTTTAAGAATTCAGAATTTATAGGTAAGAATGGGTTTTACATAGGTACACATCAGGGGCTAAACCAGGAAGATCTGGATTATATTTTAACGGTGTTTGAAGATTTTATTAAAAAACATTGA
- a CDS encoding polyprenol monophosphomannose synthase, which translates to MSISKEYDLQESEVKKTLVVIPTYNERENIAKLTEQLLEISSDISILIVDDDSPDGTGKIADELTSASTRIKAIHRKGKGGRGSACVEGFKYALANDFDYVFEMDADFSHNPQEIPLFFDKIKSYDMVIGSRYLKGSKIVDWTLARRVFSKIANFYARTILGIPISDYTNGYRIYKKKVISNLDFEKITSKGYIVLSEMAYQVYRKGFRIGEVPTLFVNRKRGQSNLSFQEIYTAFTGVLKVKFRYLSS; encoded by the coding sequence TTGAGCATATCTAAGGAATACGATTTGCAGGAAAGCGAAGTAAAGAAAACTCTCGTCGTTATTCCCACTTATAACGAAAGAGAAAACATTGCAAAACTTACCGAGCAATTATTAGAAATTTCATCTGATATTTCTATTCTGATCGTTGACGATGACTCTCCTGATGGTACCGGGAAAATTGCAGATGAACTAACTTCAGCTTCCACAAGAATAAAAGCAATTCACAGAAAAGGGAAAGGTGGAAGAGGTTCTGCATGTGTTGAAGGATTTAAATACGCTCTCGCTAATGATTTTGATTATGTATTTGAAATGGATGCTGACTTTTCCCATAACCCGCAGGAAATTCCCCTGTTCTTTGACAAGATAAAGTCCTATGACATGGTAATCGGGTCAAGATATCTTAAAGGGAGCAAGATAGTTGACTGGACTCTTGCCAGAAGAGTCTTTAGCAAAATAGCAAATTTTTACGCCCGAACCATATTAGGAATACCGATTTCTGATTATACAAATGGATATAGGATTTATAAGAAAAAGGTCATAAGTAACCTAGACTTTGAAAAGATAACATCAAAGGGATATATCGTTCTCAGCGAAATGGCATACCAGGTATATAGAAAAGGCTTCAGGATAGGAGAGGTCCCTACTCTATTTGTTAACAGAAAAAGAGGACAATCAAATCTGTCTTTTCAAGAGATTTATACTGCTTTTACAGGTGTTCTGAAAGTCAAGTTTAGATATCTTTCGTCTTAA
- a CDS encoding SGNH/GDSL hydrolase family protein → MKKENLKTFFQNITLLFASIILILLVIEIFIRATGYRDRYEADEKKALQWQYDTKKTHNSLGFRDYEYSVEKPKGVFRIFVLGDSYSYGQGLDMTETYSKVLEKTLNDKYPSKHFEVINSSFLGLDTEREFQRLKNEGIRLSPDMVILGYCLNDPSHDSGMTQWHEEEKKEKLKLLFNNKRLLDISDLYWFLKMKVDELLSKDIFTRSFLKVYDKDSMVWKDFENSFNNICNLTREKDIPLLVVIFPYFYQLNENYPFSKAHSQVIKLCEENGVKELDLFNSYKGIPDKSLWVKTTAPTNTHPNAKAHQIAASEIFNEISKDPYFRINNYLKLN, encoded by the coding sequence ATGAAAAAAGAAAATCTTAAAACTTTTTTCCAGAATATTACCCTCCTTTTTGCAAGTATAATTTTAATTCTATTAGTAATTGAGATCTTCATAAGAGCAACAGGCTATAGAGATAGATATGAAGCAGATGAAAAAAAAGCTCTCCAGTGGCAGTATGACACCAAGAAGACTCACAATTCTTTAGGATTCCGGGATTATGAATACTCCGTTGAAAAACCCAAAGGTGTTTTTAGAATATTTGTGCTGGGTGATTCGTACTCCTATGGACAGGGTCTCGATATGACGGAAACATATTCAAAGGTTTTGGAAAAAACATTAAATGATAAATATCCTTCAAAACATTTCGAGGTGATAAACTCAAGTTTCCTGGGTTTAGATACGGAAAGAGAATTCCAAAGGTTAAAAAATGAAGGGATAAGGCTTTCGCCTGACATGGTAATACTTGGTTACTGCCTGAATGATCCTTCTCACGATTCAGGAATGACCCAATGGCATGAAGAGGAGAAAAAAGAAAAGCTTAAATTGCTGTTTAACAATAAAAGATTGCTCGATATCTCAGATCTTTATTGGTTTTTGAAAATGAAGGTAGACGAGTTATTAAGCAAGGATATATTCACACGCTCCTTTTTAAAAGTATATGATAAAGATTCCATGGTTTGGAAAGATTTTGAAAACTCATTTAATAATATCTGTAATTTGACCAGAGAAAAAGATATTCCATTGTTAGTAGTTATTTTCCCTTATTTCTATCAGTTAAACGAGAATTATCCTTTTTCCAAGGCACATTCACAGGTAATAAAATTATGTGAGGAAAATGGAGTGAAGGAATTAGATCTGTTTAATTCCTACAAAGGTATTCCTGATAAATCTCTTTGGGTAAAGACTACTGCACCCACAAACACTCATCCCAATGCAAAAGCCCATCAGATAGCCGCATCTGAGATATTTAATGAAATCAGCAAAGATCCTTATTTTAGAATCAATAACTATTTAAAACTTAATTAA
- a CDS encoding DUF2029 domain-containing protein produces the protein MKKKFIVFFGFTFLLSRIPFLNMGFGSDIDSWVYADTGFAIFKTGKYFASRGIGFPIYEFLLALLQKINETIGISDWLFTNGLSMITSIACLILFYKILTKWEVEHRELLLIAFTFMPVVWKNSINTMDYMLSLMFILFSQYLILQGKFPLSAIALGLAVGSRPTNGVMLLPLLYLIWKENKKEIPRFIIVFFITSFLFFIPFLYSYKLFSPEEYKNYMYPPSTFTMNLSKIGYRIFYEFIGIDAAIFLLILIPFSKEKLKVYFEAAKEKNKVVVFSTITILVFLALFIKYPFQPEYLIPLLPSAFILSGIFFKKRNLIILSLLVILNGFLIIPGVDFIFNSNGEVSIKPVPVSKGTLITDIEKRNNILEFRKLLPNLDFKEHSIVIWHEYQPVYVYFNRNEIFETGTYFNSKRHLICLDYVFDPKKDIYMTHLVPDELRGLLTDHNIYYIPCAVRVIRGKSNIELLKYNPILLSKLKSMDY, from the coding sequence GTGAAAAAAAAGTTTATTGTCTTTTTTGGTTTTACATTCCTGCTATCGCGAATACCATTTCTGAATATGGGTTTTGGAAGCGACATTGATTCATGGGTCTATGCTGATACTGGTTTTGCAATATTTAAAACAGGAAAATATTTCGCATCAAGAGGAATTGGATTCCCTATATATGAATTCCTGCTTGCCCTGCTTCAGAAAATAAATGAAACAATAGGAATATCTGATTGGCTTTTTACCAATGGCCTTTCTATGATTACATCTATTGCTTGTCTTATTTTATTCTACAAAATACTTACAAAATGGGAAGTAGAACACAGAGAGCTTCTGCTTATTGCCTTTACTTTCATGCCTGTCGTCTGGAAAAACAGCATCAATACAATGGACTATATGTTGTCCCTCATGTTTATACTTTTCTCGCAATACCTGATACTCCAGGGGAAGTTTCCATTAAGCGCAATAGCACTGGGATTAGCCGTTGGATCACGTCCAACGAATGGAGTTATGCTTTTGCCATTGCTTTATCTTATATGGAAAGAGAATAAAAAAGAGATACCCAGATTTATAATAGTTTTTTTTATTACTTCATTTTTATTTTTTATCCCATTCCTTTATAGCTATAAACTATTCTCTCCCGAGGAGTACAAGAATTACATGTATCCTCCTTCAACATTTACAATGAACCTGTCAAAAATAGGATACAGAATATTTTATGAGTTTATAGGCATTGATGCAGCAATATTTCTTTTAATTCTCATCCCTTTTTCAAAGGAAAAGTTGAAAGTTTATTTTGAAGCTGCGAAAGAAAAAAACAAGGTAGTAGTTTTTTCCACTATTACAATTTTGGTCTTTCTTGCATTATTCATAAAATATCCCTTTCAGCCAGAATATCTGATTCCTTTGCTCCCATCAGCTTTTATCCTTTCAGGAATATTTTTTAAAAAAAGGAATTTAATAATTCTAAGTTTGCTCGTTATTTTGAATGGTTTTCTAATTATTCCTGGAGTTGATTTTATTTTTAATAGCAACGGAGAGGTAAGCATAAAGCCGGTACCTGTTAGCAAGGGAACATTGATAACAGACATTGAAAAGAGAAATAATATTCTAGAGTTCAGAAAGCTTCTTCCTAACCTCGATTTCAAAGAACATTCAATAGTAATCTGGCATGAATATCAACCTGTATATGTCTACTTTAACAGAAATGAAATATTTGAAACTGGGACTTATTTTAATTCAAAGCGGCATTTAATCTGTTTGGATTATGTTTTCGATCCAAAAAAAGATATCTATATGACTCATCTTGTTCCGGACGAGCTGCGTGGTTTATTAACTGACCATAATATATATTATATTCCATGTGCTGTAAGAGTAATCAGAGGCAAGTCAAATATTGAACTATTGAAATATAATCCAATTTTATTAAGCAAACTAAAATCCATGGATTATTAG